One Pyrofollis japonicus DNA window includes the following coding sequences:
- a CDS encoding thioesterase family protein — MAGGLVKGISLTKKFVVREEHSAKHLGSGDVAVLSTPSMILFMENTALELAQRYLPEGKTTVGIGVDIRHLRAAPVGAEIEVRAELLSVDGKRLIFWVEAWWGDKKIGHGVHERAIVEREEFLQKVKN, encoded by the coding sequence ATGGCTGGAGGGCTTGTAAAGGGGATTTCGCTTACTAAGAAGTTTGTTGTACGCGAAGAACATTCTGCAAAGCATTTGGGCTCAGGCGACGTGGCTGTATTGTCAACCCCTTCTATGATCCTCTTTATGGAGAACACTGCGCTCGAGCTTGCCCAGAGATACCTTCCTGAAGGAAAGACGACTGTAGGTATAGGGGTTGATATTAGGCATCTGCGTGCTGCCCCGGTTGGCGCAGAGATAGAAGTACGTGCCGAGCTTCTGAGCGTTGATGGCAAGAGGCTCATATTCTGGGTTGAGGCTTGGTGGGGCGATAAGAAGATAGGTCATGGGGTGCACGAGAGGGCTATAGTTGAGCGAGAAGAATTTTTACAAAAAGTGAAAAACTAG
- a CDS encoding ABC transporter ATP-binding protein: MFPGEEPLVLVYRLKKYFPVRGIFRISGYVRAVDDVSFIIPRGKTLGLVGESGSGKTTVGRLILKLIQPTSGKIFFEGQDVTKLKGKKLKEFRKKAQMVFQDPYGSLDPRQTVYDIIMEALKVHKMVPDDPYSYIVNLLEEVGLNETHVYRYPHEFSGGQRQRIAIARALAVNPEFLVLDEPTSALDVSVQAQILNLLKELQRRRNLTYLFISHDLGVVRYMSNYIAVMYVGKIVELGPAEEVFEKPLHPYTQMLLASIPIPDPELAKKKPPIKVVGEPPSPLNPPPGCRFHPRCPKAFDRCHREEPPLVEVEEGHWVACWLYKA, translated from the coding sequence ATGTTTCCAGGCGAGGAGCCGCTAGTACTGGTATATAGGCTCAAGAAGTATTTCCCGGTAAGAGGAATCTTCCGGATATCGGGCTACGTTAGAGCAGTAGATGACGTATCATTCATAATACCTAGGGGCAAGACCCTCGGCCTTGTAGGTGAAAGCGGTAGCGGGAAAACAACCGTTGGTAGACTTATACTCAAGCTAATCCAGCCAACTTCCGGCAAGATATTCTTCGAGGGACAAGACGTAACAAAGCTGAAGGGTAAGAAGCTGAAAGAGTTCAGAAAGAAAGCACAAATGGTGTTCCAGGACCCATACGGCAGCCTTGACCCAAGGCAAACAGTCTACGATATCATAATGGAGGCCCTAAAAGTACACAAAATGGTGCCCGACGATCCATACTCTTACATAGTAAACCTCCTTGAAGAGGTTGGGCTCAACGAGACCCATGTCTATCGATACCCGCACGAGTTCAGCGGCGGCCAGCGCCAGAGAATAGCAATAGCCCGAGCACTCGCCGTCAACCCCGAGTTCCTAGTACTAGACGAACCCACCTCAGCACTCGACGTCTCAGTACAGGCACAAATACTGAACTTGTTGAAGGAGCTACAGCGGCGCAGAAACCTCACATACCTCTTCATAAGCCACGACCTAGGCGTTGTACGCTACATGAGCAACTACATAGCGGTCATGTACGTAGGCAAGATAGTGGAGCTCGGCCCCGCCGAGGAGGTGTTCGAGAAGCCTCTGCACCCCTATACCCAGATGCTACTCGCATCTATTCCAATACCCGACCCAGAGCTGGCCAAGAAGAAGCCGCCGATAAAGGTCGTAGGGGAGCCGCCAAGTCCGCTAAACCCACCACCAGGGTGCAGATTCCACCCAAGATGCCCCAAGGCATTTGACCGCTGCCACCGAGAAGAGCCGCCACTTGTTGAGGTTGAGGAAGGCCACTGGGTGGCATGTTGGCTATACAAGGCATAA